In a genomic window of Candidatus Neomarinimicrobiota bacterium:
- the kbl gene encoding glycine C-acetyltransferase, which yields MNTTKTRLINELNEIKAAGLFKAERVIESQQSAEIQVGGASVLNFCANNYLGLANHPRLIKAAQNGLDKWGFGLSSVRFICGTQSIHKELEGKIADFLGLDDAILYSSCFDANGGLFETILGPEDAIISDQLNHASIIDGIRLCKAKRYRYANDNMDELEAILKESQDARTRLISTDGVFSMDGYVAQVDKICDLAEKYDALVHVDDSHATGFFGPNGRGSYEFRGAMGRVDIITSTLGKAMGGASGGFTAARQEIVDMLRQRSRPYLFSNTLAPAITAASIAVIDLLSESSDLRQKLEENTRYFREQMTAAGFDIKAGEHPIVPIMFGDAKLASDIAAAMLEKGIYVIGFSFPVVPKGEARIRTQISAAHTREHLDRAIKAFAEVGKKFGVI from the coding sequence ATGAACACAACTAAAACCCGTCTAATAAATGAACTAAACGAGATCAAAGCAGCAGGCCTCTTCAAAGCTGAACGAGTTATTGAGTCACAGCAAAGTGCTGAAATTCAGGTTGGGGGGGCATCTGTTCTGAATTTTTGTGCCAACAACTATCTGGGTCTGGCCAATCATCCCCGCTTAATAAAGGCTGCTCAAAACGGACTTGATAAATGGGGATTTGGCCTGAGTTCAGTAAGATTCATATGTGGTACCCAAAGTATCCACAAAGAGCTGGAGGGCAAAATAGCCGACTTCCTGGGGCTGGATGATGCCATCCTCTATAGTTCCTGCTTTGATGCCAATGGTGGGCTTTTTGAGACCATTCTGGGGCCAGAGGACGCCATTATTTCAGACCAGCTCAATCACGCTTCTATTATTGATGGTATTCGGCTCTGCAAAGCAAAGCGATATCGCTATGCCAACGACAACATGGACGAATTGGAAGCCATCTTGAAAGAATCCCAGGATGCCCGAACACGTCTCATATCCACAGATGGTGTTTTTTCAATGGATGGTTATGTGGCACAGGTGGATAAGATTTGTGATCTTGCAGAAAAGTATGATGCCCTCGTTCATGTTGATGATTCACATGCCACCGGATTTTTTGGTCCCAATGGAAGAGGCTCCTACGAATTTCGTGGTGCCATGGGACGTGTAGATATCATCACCTCTACTCTGGGGAAGGCCATGGGGGGAGCCAGTGGAGGTTTTACAGCAGCCCGCCAGGAAATTGTCGATATGTTAAGACAGCGCTCAAGACCATACTTGTTCAGCAATACATTGGCACCTGCTATCACCGCAGCCAGCATTGCAGTCATTGACCTCCTCTCTGAATCTTCAGATTTACGTCAGAAACTGGAGGAGAATACACGCTACTTTAGAGAGCAAATGACTGCTGCAGGATTCGATATAAAAGCTGGGGAACATCCCATCGTTCCCATCATGTTTGGGGATGCCAAGCTGGCTTCTGATATCGCTGCAGCCATGCTGGAAAAGGGCATCTATGTCATTGGCTTTTCCTTCCCTGTTGTACCCAAGGGAGAAGCCAGAATTCGAACTCAAATAAGCGCCGCCCACACCAGAGAGCATCTGGATCGGGCCATCAAAGCCTTTGCTGAAGTCGGCAAAAAATTTGGGGTAATTTAA
- a CDS encoding histidine phosphatase family protein encodes MKKLYIIRHSKAVEIAPDHSDFNRCLAEYGIEKANIIANHLAQDLAEVDLILSSPACRALETAEIFAEKLNYPTTDIVQLQPLYHFGGIDQAIDIISHVDDQVETLMLFGHNPTFNALSWNLCNAFRDGMPTSSVVGITFNTRSWAKAIKKGGKLLTYLTKKNLG; translated from the coding sequence ATGAAAAAATTATATATTATCAGGCATTCCAAGGCAGTTGAAATAGCGCCCGACCATTCTGATTTTAATCGGTGTTTAGCTGAATATGGCATCGAAAAAGCGAATATCATTGCCAACCATCTTGCCCAGGATCTAGCTGAGGTTGACCTCATCCTTTCTAGTCCAGCATGCCGGGCCCTTGAAACTGCTGAAATCTTTGCTGAAAAATTAAATTACCCTACCACCGATATCGTCCAGCTACAACCTCTCTATCATTTCGGGGGAATTGACCAGGCGATTGATATCATTTCACACGTTGATGATCAAGTGGAAACCCTGATGCTTTTTGGGCACAATCCAACCTTCAATGCCTTGTCCTGGAACTTATGTAACGCGTTTCGTGATGGCATGCCAACCTCATCAGTTGTCGGTATCACCTTCAACACCAGAAGCTGGGCTAAGGCTATCAAAAAAGGTGGTAAATTGCTCACCTATCTGACAAAAAAGAACCTGGGCTAA
- a CDS encoding exopolyphosphatase — protein sequence MAKSSKKFRVTKRDPDLDWVPDSEQKYAAIDIGSNGVRLLLSKVLTTGAHCVFAKESLVRMPIRLGSDVFRDAVISPHKEEQLVSTLIAFSHLLKAYEPMDYRACATSAMREAKNGARIAARIREESQLNLEIIDGGVEAEMIFASHIAETLQPDRAYLYIDVGGGSTELTIFARSERVISRSFPIGSVRLLNRRVAQDIWDDMQAWVLEYRPVDIQLSAIGSGGNMNKILRLSRSKIDQPVSFTELIEIDAMLNSYTIEERIRILHLRPDRADVIVHASKIFKSIMQWGDIDEIFVPQFGLADGLVHHMHDEYVKNK from the coding sequence ATGGCCAAATCGTCCAAGAAATTTCGTGTGACAAAAAGAGACCCTGACCTTGATTGGGTCCCAGACTCTGAGCAAAAATATGCGGCCATCGATATTGGCTCCAATGGGGTCCGCCTCCTCTTATCTAAAGTGTTAACCACAGGGGCACATTGCGTATTCGCCAAGGAATCCCTGGTGCGAATGCCCATTCGTCTGGGGTCCGATGTTTTTAGGGATGCCGTCATTTCTCCCCACAAGGAGGAGCAACTGGTTTCCACCCTCATCGCCTTTTCTCATCTATTAAAAGCTTACGAACCGATGGACTATAGGGCCTGTGCAACCTCAGCCATGCGCGAGGCCAAGAATGGAGCCAGAATAGCAGCTCGAATTCGAGAGGAAAGTCAGCTCAACCTTGAGATTATTGATGGCGGGGTTGAGGCTGAAATGATATTTGCTTCCCATATCGCTGAAACACTCCAACCTGACCGGGCCTATCTCTACATTGATGTGGGAGGTGGAAGCACTGAATTGACCATTTTTGCCAGGAGTGAGCGCGTGATTTCACGGTCCTTTCCCATTGGCTCTGTGCGTTTATTGAATAGACGAGTAGCTCAGGATATCTGGGATGATATGCAAGCCTGGGTATTGGAATACCGCCCGGTTGATATTCAGCTAAGTGCCATTGGCTCAGGGGGTAACATGAATAAAATTCTCAGACTGTCCCGCAGTAAAATTGATCAGCCAGTGAGTTTTACAGAATTAATTGAGATTGATGCCATGCTCAATTCATATACCATTGAAGAACGTATTAGAATATTGCATCTCCGGCCAGACCGAGCAGATGTTATTGTTCATGCTTCAAAAATATTCAAATCCATCATGCAGTGGGGTGATATTGATGAAATATTTGTCCCCCAATTTGGACTGGCTGATGGATTGGTGCATCACATGCACGATGAATATGTAAAAAATAAATAG
- a CDS encoding FAD-binding oxidoreductase — MESDIPTLDILQTILPKGRIKTRLIDRHSFARDASFYRLIPKAVVQPANEKEIIDLFAYSQKTKIPLVFRAAGTSLSGQSITDGILVEVSRNWQEFFFDEEQGTIHLEPGLIGGQVNRRLAPYGRKIGPDPASLDACMIGGIIANNASGMCCGVKDNAYHTMDSVRFILPNGQTYDTLDKNSDDKLLKQAPEIHQGLQNLRQRVLADKKLYKRVRDKYTRKNTQGYSLNALIDYEKPIDILSHLLVGSEGTLGFISKVRLKTLEDHPHKSAALLFFKDIRSGTETVIPLEEAGAQALELMDRAALRSIQDEPGMPEEIKSLPEASAALLCEFQARDVQELSRKVEAGLKSLKKAKLIHPAKFTQDETTRLLYWKIRKGLLPSVGAVRKSGTTVIIEDVCFRLKDLADATLELQGLFKKHGYTDAIIFGHAKDGNLHFVISQTFADAAGIDQYENFIKDVVHMTVGTYDGALKAEHGTGRNMAPFLETEWGEVAVAIMQDLKALIDPDLLLNPGVIISDDPDIYLKNIKPTPSVEAVVDKCIECGFCETWCPSKDVSMTPRQRIATWREIQYLQGGDFTDRETAQVLLKDYAFESVDTCAVDGLCALGCPVKIDTGDLTRHFRKESHGLISRRIAWWTVKYFSFVVEMIRLGLNLVTPIARFAGSQRIVSFSMKLHRWSGGRIPVWHKFMPTGGKGLPVIRIKNSEEKEEMVYFASCLNRGMNKTPGETNKLSTAEAFIQLLQEAGIHPIYPDHLEDLCCGTPYSSKGFDKAYKLMAENTVRSLWKTSQHGKLPIVVDTSPCTYKMLHYDTILEGEHLEHWKALRIIDVIAYLNDAIIPRLDLKFKTDKIILHPTCSSRKMGLEGKMLSIGQACAEETVIPEDVGCCGFAGDRGFLVPELTEHATRDEATQVRTHQGVNGHYSTSRTCEMGMSNATDESYSSLVHLVHTAVFQR; from the coding sequence ATGGAATCTGATATACCTACGCTGGATATATTACAAACCATCCTGCCAAAGGGTCGGATAAAGACACGACTAATCGATCGTCATAGTTTTGCCAGAGATGCCAGCTTTTATCGACTGATTCCAAAAGCTGTTGTACAACCGGCGAATGAAAAAGAAATCATCGACCTCTTTGCATATTCTCAAAAAACCAAGATACCCCTCGTATTCAGAGCCGCCGGAACCTCTCTCTCAGGCCAGTCCATCACGGATGGCATTCTGGTGGAAGTGAGCAGGAATTGGCAGGAATTTTTCTTCGATGAAGAGCAGGGAACCATTCACCTGGAGCCTGGCTTGATTGGAGGACAGGTCAATCGACGGCTGGCACCATATGGTCGTAAAATTGGACCGGATCCCGCCTCCCTGGATGCCTGCATGATTGGTGGAATCATTGCCAATAATGCCAGTGGGATGTGCTGTGGTGTCAAGGATAATGCCTATCATACCATGGATTCAGTGCGATTTATACTACCCAATGGCCAGACCTATGATACCCTGGATAAAAATAGTGATGACAAACTCTTAAAGCAGGCGCCTGAAATTCATCAGGGTCTACAGAATCTCAGGCAGCGTGTCCTCGCTGACAAGAAACTCTATAAACGTGTGAGAGATAAATATACTCGCAAGAACACCCAGGGATATTCTCTGAACGCTCTCATCGACTATGAAAAACCGATTGATATACTGAGTCACCTGTTGGTGGGCTCCGAAGGAACACTGGGATTCATATCAAAAGTCCGTCTGAAAACGCTTGAGGACCATCCCCATAAATCTGCTGCCTTACTCTTTTTCAAAGATATCCGGTCAGGTACAGAGACAGTCATCCCTCTGGAAGAGGCTGGGGCTCAGGCTCTGGAACTCATGGATAGGGCAGCGCTCAGATCCATTCAGGATGAACCGGGAATGCCTGAAGAAATTAAAAGCCTCCCTGAAGCGTCTGCTGCTTTGCTCTGTGAATTTCAAGCACGAGATGTCCAGGAATTATCCAGGAAGGTTGAAGCAGGTCTCAAATCTCTGAAGAAAGCAAAATTGATACATCCAGCCAAATTCACACAGGATGAAACAACCCGTTTACTATACTGGAAAATTCGAAAGGGCCTGCTGCCCTCAGTTGGCGCCGTAAGGAAATCTGGAACCACTGTTATAATTGAGGATGTCTGTTTCCGCTTAAAAGATCTGGCTGATGCAACGCTGGAACTTCAGGGACTGTTCAAAAAACATGGCTATACAGATGCCATCATTTTTGGTCATGCGAAGGATGGGAACCTCCATTTTGTCATCTCTCAAACCTTTGCTGATGCTGCTGGCATAGATCAGTATGAAAATTTTATCAAGGATGTCGTCCATATGACCGTAGGCACCTACGATGGTGCATTGAAGGCTGAACATGGCACTGGTCGCAATATGGCGCCATTTCTTGAAACAGAGTGGGGAGAGGTTGCAGTAGCAATAATGCAGGATCTTAAAGCGCTCATTGATCCGGATTTACTTTTAAATCCAGGGGTTATCATCAGTGACGATCCTGATATCTATCTCAAAAATATCAAACCGACACCAAGCGTAGAAGCTGTGGTTGACAAATGCATTGAATGTGGGTTTTGTGAAACCTGGTGTCCTTCAAAAGACGTGAGCATGACACCCCGTCAGCGCATTGCCACCTGGCGTGAAATTCAATATCTGCAGGGGGGCGATTTTACGGATCGGGAAACAGCTCAGGTTCTGCTTAAGGACTATGCCTTTGAGAGTGTTGACACTTGTGCGGTGGACGGTTTATGCGCCCTGGGATGTCCGGTAAAAATAGATACTGGAGATTTAACCCGTCACTTCAGAAAAGAGAGTCACGGTTTAATCAGTCGTCGGATTGCCTGGTGGACAGTAAAGTATTTTAGTTTTGTGGTGGAGATGATCAGGCTGGGTCTCAATCTGGTGACTCCCATTGCCAGGTTTGCAGGTAGCCAAAGAATTGTGTCCTTCTCCATGAAACTTCATCGATGGAGTGGGGGCAGAATTCCCGTCTGGCACAAATTCATGCCAACTGGTGGAAAAGGATTGCCAGTGATCAGGATTAAGAATTCTGAAGAAAAAGAAGAAATGGTTTACTTCGCTTCTTGTCTCAATCGAGGGATGAACAAAACTCCTGGCGAAACCAACAAATTGAGTACTGCAGAAGCCTTTATTCAACTTTTACAGGAGGCAGGTATACATCCGATTTATCCAGACCATCTGGAAGACCTTTGCTGTGGAACCCCTTATTCATCCAAGGGTTTTGATAAAGCTTACAAACTCATGGCCGAAAATACGGTACGTTCCCTGTGGAAGACCTCTCAACATGGCAAGTTGCCCATTGTGGTGGATACCTCGCCCTGTACCTACAAAATGCTGCATTATGATACAATCCTTGAAGGTGAGCATTTGGAGCACTGGAAAGCTCTCAGAATAATTGATGTGATCGCTTATTTAAATGATGCGATCATCCCACGTCTGGATCTAAAATTCAAAACGGATAAAATTATTTTACATCCAACTTGTTCATCACGGAAAATGGGTCTGGAAGGCAAAATGCTGTCGATTGGCCAGGCTTGTGCAGAAGAAACCGTTATCCCTGAGGATGTGGGGTGCTGCGGGTTTGCCGGAGATCGAGGTTTTCTGGTGCCAGAACTCACCGAGCATGCAACCCGGGATGAAGCCACTCAGGTTCGCACTCACCAGGGTGTAAATGGCCATTACTCCACATCAAGGACCTGTGAGATGGGCATGTCAAATGCCACGGATGAGAGCTATTCATCACTTGTTCATCTCGTACACACCGCTGTTTTTCAGAGATGA
- a CDS encoding tetratricopeptide repeat protein has protein sequence MSRLLFVLTLSAISIHATTSEIESTLLEKLFARDYEYVILETEKLLSIDSTDASAMAFQASALFYMGQTIKALQVFEEAYNLDPQSTEIGYRYATILKEIGYTTKAREVYQRLFLKDSTDISIVRPYAKITYESGEYGAASNLYKTIISHYPQDFSSQRMLAKCFMNTGEPELASHHYEQALRLSPDNANIIYDFARHEYSQNHLDQALDLIDKADRKTRSSTKFMLLTADIHFKKKEYILAIPFYNRLWLSGFKSEDVFKRMGYAYYTIAAYPRALELFQEALAMGDTDAATYYYIGKCYESEKQYDAAIESYKESIERLQPNYLMDLYHSMGSIYSSREDFPNAIEFYKKALELNPNSLLLNYFLADAYDSYYEDKSVALEYYKRAATDSISPSIDDFIKDRIKKISEVLFLKQ, from the coding sequence TTGTCAAGACTATTATTCGTACTAACTCTATCAGCCATTAGTATTCATGCAACAACGAGCGAAATTGAGAGCACCTTGCTTGAAAAATTGTTCGCACGAGATTATGAGTATGTAATCCTTGAGACAGAGAAATTGCTCTCCATCGATAGTACGGATGCATCCGCTATGGCTTTTCAGGCAAGTGCATTGTTTTATATGGGGCAAACAATCAAGGCTTTACAAGTGTTTGAGGAGGCATACAATCTTGATCCCCAATCAACCGAAATTGGCTATCGATATGCAACTATCCTAAAAGAAATAGGATATACAACAAAAGCCCGAGAGGTGTACCAGCGTTTGTTTCTGAAAGATTCAACAGATATTTCTATTGTTCGTCCCTATGCTAAAATCACCTATGAATCTGGTGAATATGGTGCCGCAAGTAATCTATACAAAACTATTATCTCCCACTATCCACAGGATTTTTCCAGCCAGAGAATGTTGGCGAAGTGCTTTATGAATACGGGTGAACCTGAACTGGCATCGCATCACTATGAACAGGCACTTCGGTTATCTCCAGATAACGCGAATATTATATATGACTTTGCTCGACATGAATATTCCCAGAACCATCTAGACCAAGCATTAGATCTCATCGATAAGGCAGATAGGAAGACACGCAGCTCCACCAAATTCATGTTACTAACAGCCGATATTCACTTTAAGAAGAAAGAGTATATACTGGCGATCCCATTCTACAATAGACTATGGCTTTCTGGATTCAAGTCTGAGGATGTTTTTAAAAGAATGGGATATGCCTACTACACGATTGCGGCTTACCCACGGGCACTAGAACTTTTTCAAGAAGCGCTTGCTATGGGTGACACAGATGCAGCCACTTATTATTACATTGGTAAATGCTATGAGAGCGAGAAGCAATATGATGCGGCTATCGAGTCCTATAAAGAGTCGATAGAACGCTTACAGCCAAATTATTTGATGGACCTGTATCATAGCATGGGTAGTATTTATTCATCAAGAGAAGATTTTCCAAATGCCATTGAGTTCTATAAAAAGGCTTTAGAGCTGAATCCAAATTCATTACTCCTCAACTATTTTTTAGCAGATGCATATGATAGTTATTACGAGGATAAATCGGTAGCCCTGGAGTACTATAAAAGGGCAGCTACCGATTCGATCTCCCCCAGCATTGATGATTTCATCAAAGATCGAATCAAGAAAATATCAGAAGTATTATTTCTAAAGCAGTAA
- a CDS encoding BlaI/MecI/CopY family transcriptional regulator — MSSKTSLDALSQFEWLIMNHLWINDKASAREVMESMPEEAQRAYTTIQTYLERLVDKGYLAKEKIGMVNFYTTQVPREEVVDGATNSFIERVFQGSGSSLAAYLLKNKSLNPDDLQKIKDILEKGEDHD, encoded by the coding sequence ATGAGTAGTAAGACAAGTCTGGATGCATTAAGTCAATTTGAGTGGCTCATCATGAATCACCTGTGGATCAATGACAAAGCTTCGGCGCGTGAGGTCATGGAGTCAATGCCAGAAGAGGCCCAGCGGGCTTATACCACCATCCAAACCTATTTGGAGCGCTTGGTGGACAAGGGCTATCTGGCCAAGGAAAAAATTGGGATGGTGAATTTCTACACCACCCAGGTGCCCAGGGAAGAGGTCGTGGATGGCGCTACCAATAGCTTTATCGAGCGGGTTTTCCAGGGCTCAGGGTCAAGCCTGGCTGCCTATCTCCTCAAAAACAAGTCCCTGAATCCAGACGATCTCCAAAAGATAAAAGACATATTGGAGAAAGGAGAAGACCATGATTGA
- a CDS encoding M56 family metallopeptidase gives MIDQLIHILIQSSWQILVLSIIVWPLSRLSIKAYPNFAYILWVVILIKALIPINITLQSQQIPVVLLSPVITGQFIQETTVSSTSSISVNTILATLWGLGVLLLGMKLFLAEYAHRKRMRMAEEVTPEAWFEEMKTDLGLTQHIHLYINEKIQSPLMQGLWNVRIYLPQEYQSWTRDEKQSVLAHELTHVRRLDILVIYLQAIVKTLYFFHPVIWLVNDQIDLEREKICDDEAIELSSADRGAYGEQLFRQLSLEKGERAVPVLAGGFFMSDSSIIKRFRYIKEKRGDMKGKLRIYHMLLILVVISLAVIIACSQDSENVINNSNSIANGSGEFVINGLIWDREKPYAIINEDIYGEGAEIEGYTVSSISKSRIVLIKGEEVLHLEIQREQEATEVPTETPPRLEDNVIIATFDVPPEPVGGYAAVQENVHYPELARETGIGGTTIVQVTISAQGKAEASIVLKSAGDASLDSAALDAVMATEWLPAQQDGSPVAVRIAMPIVFRLKVGGEGHSITTANTIGTRDWDVSPRPKNFKAISQNIIYPEQARKDGITGTLTMQFTIDKKGNLIDPIVKSGPDHEALKQAAIVALKSTEWIPASKGGEPISATMEMGIGFELDAEKSVDAGVGLRPVDVLQKIPIKIGGPDAREKATKIYYEFYINDQGEFEAVRGSNTNSEEWVAVNYSVLDKWMKTKWVAVPEGAELKAQWVKIPLDITFID, from the coding sequence ATGATTGACCAACTGATTCATATCCTGATTCAATCGTCATGGCAAATTCTCGTTTTATCCATCATCGTCTGGCCTCTAAGCAGATTAAGCATTAAAGCCTATCCAAATTTTGCCTACATCCTTTGGGTGGTCATCCTGATCAAAGCATTGATCCCGATTAATATTACGCTGCAATCACAGCAAATACCGGTGGTTTTACTTTCTCCAGTTATCACTGGACAATTCATCCAGGAAACGACTGTTTCTTCAACCAGTAGTATTTCCGTCAACACCATACTTGCCACACTCTGGGGTTTGGGGGTTCTATTGCTGGGAATGAAGCTCTTTCTGGCAGAATATGCACATCGAAAACGCATGCGAATGGCTGAAGAGGTGACCCCAGAAGCCTGGTTCGAGGAGATGAAAACTGACCTGGGATTAACACAACACATCCATCTATATATAAATGAGAAAATTCAATCCCCTCTGATGCAGGGACTGTGGAATGTCCGCATTTATTTGCCCCAGGAATACCAATCCTGGACACGTGATGAAAAACAAAGTGTCCTGGCTCATGAACTCACCCATGTACGACGTCTTGATATCCTGGTCATTTATCTCCAGGCCATTGTTAAAACGCTGTACTTCTTTCATCCAGTAATTTGGCTGGTAAACGATCAAATCGATCTGGAACGGGAGAAAATTTGCGATGATGAAGCCATTGAGCTATCCAGTGCAGACCGTGGAGCCTATGGAGAACAGCTTTTCAGACAGCTATCCTTAGAGAAGGGTGAAAGAGCAGTGCCCGTCCTGGCTGGTGGCTTTTTCATGAGTGATAGCAGTATCATTAAACGCTTTAGATACATCAAAGAAAAGAGGGGAGACATGAAGGGGAAATTAAGAATATATCATATGCTGTTGATCCTGGTGGTTATCAGCTTGGCAGTGATTATCGCATGTTCTCAGGACTCAGAAAATGTGATTAACAATTCAAATTCAATTGCGAATGGAAGTGGAGAATTTGTTATAAATGGACTCATTTGGGATAGGGAGAAGCCTTACGCGATTATCAATGAGGATATTTATGGTGAAGGAGCTGAAATAGAGGGATACACAGTTTCCTCAATCTCAAAATCACGGATTGTGCTTATAAAGGGTGAAGAAGTCCTTCATTTAGAGATTCAACGTGAGCAAGAGGCAACTGAAGTACCTACTGAGACTCCACCTCGTCTTGAAGACAATGTAATTATTGCAACATTTGATGTCCCACCAGAACCAGTTGGAGGGTATGCGGCAGTTCAAGAAAATGTCCACTACCCAGAATTAGCCAGAGAAACCGGAATTGGTGGAACGACCATCGTTCAAGTAACCATCAGTGCCCAAGGTAAGGCAGAAGCCTCAATAGTACTCAAAAGTGCAGGTGATGCATCACTTGATTCGGCCGCGTTGGATGCAGTCATGGCAACAGAATGGTTACCTGCACAACAGGATGGGTCTCCAGTTGCAGTTCGAATAGCTATGCCCATCGTTTTCAGGCTAAAGGTTGGTGGAGAGGGACATTCAATTACTACAGCAAATACCATAGGTACGCGAGATTGGGATGTCTCGCCTCGTCCAAAAAATTTTAAAGCCATTAGTCAAAATATTATCTATCCGGAGCAGGCCAGAAAAGATGGTATTACTGGTACACTTACCATGCAATTTACCATTGATAAAAAAGGCAATCTCATTGACCCGATTGTGAAGAGTGGACCTGACCATGAAGCACTCAAACAGGCAGCCATCGTTGCCCTCAAATCTACTGAATGGATTCCAGCATCCAAAGGTGGTGAACCCATCTCTGCTACCATGGAAATGGGGATTGGGTTTGAACTGGATGCAGAGAAATCCGTAGATGCTGGAGTAGGGCTAAGACCTGTTGATGTGCTCCAAAAAATTCCCATTAAAATCGGCGGTCCAGATGCCAGGGAAAAAGCAACTAAGATATATTACGAATTCTATATCAATGACCAGGGTGAATTCGAAGCAGTTCGTGGTTCAAATACCAATAGCGAAGAATGGGTTGCGGTGAATTATAGTGTTCTAGATAAATGGATGAAGACAAAATGGGTTGCAGTTCCCGAAGGAGCAGAGTTAAAAGCCCAATGGGTAAAGATACCCCTGGATATCACCTTCATTGACTAG
- a CDS encoding DASS family sodium-coupled anion symporter, producing MLDTRRQAGRVLGKLQISSGGRLLKMIGAALFAAVIAFVPSYSGLEPAAMWTLFILIFAAGLWMTEAIPAFAVAILIIGLEILILGKPGGVYATGPKDWQMFVNPWSSPIMWLFLGGFVLGQAAQTTGLDRMMARFVLKWFGSRPSNVLLGAMGLTFIFSMFMSNTATTAMMMSVMAPVIAGIDKKDPFVKVLLLGVPFAANVGGMGTIIGSPPNAIVAGLLQESHNISFIDWMMLGLPPAIVLFFIAWFYLRFAHPSNSETLDLRGLEWETRTGSLLPMWKRILVFPVFMLTVLLWMTSSLHGMPTAVVSFIPITVFAVAGILNVAEVRRLQWDVLMLMAGGLSLGVAIQKSGLATWVLGLIPMDSMGLLAIAFVLAYVTTLLSNFMSNTAATNILAPLGIAVAVGFEPIVVIPLALGASSAMCLPISTPPNAIAFATGDLKTTDFVRGGLLMGILGPVLGVVWVFWMLG from the coding sequence ATGCTAGATACTAGAAGACAGGCGGGGCGCGTACTGGGAAAACTGCAAATTTCCTCAGGAGGACGTCTTTTAAAAATGATTGGGGCTGCACTTTTTGCAGCTGTGATCGCCTTCGTCCCCTCCTATTCCGGTTTAGAACCCGCGGCCATGTGGACGCTCTTTATCCTCATTTTTGCAGCAGGGCTATGGATGACAGAGGCCATTCCCGCATTCGCAGTGGCCATACTCATCATTGGGCTGGAAATTCTCATTCTCGGAAAACCAGGTGGTGTGTATGCCACTGGTCCCAAGGATTGGCAGATGTTTGTGAATCCCTGGTCCAGTCCCATTATGTGGCTCTTTCTGGGTGGCTTTGTGTTAGGCCAGGCGGCTCAAACCACTGGTCTGGATCGGATGATGGCTCGATTTGTTTTAAAATGGTTTGGGTCTCGTCCCTCCAATGTGCTGCTGGGAGCCATGGGTTTGACCTTCATCTTTTCCATGTTTATGTCCAACACGGCAACTACGGCTATGATGATGTCAGTGATGGCGCCGGTCATTGCCGGGATCGACAAAAAAGATCCCTTCGTCAAGGTCCTGCTCCTTGGTGTACCCTTCGCTGCCAATGTGGGTGGCATGGGAACCATTATTGGAAGTCCCCCCAATGCAATCGTTGCAGGTTTGCTACAGGAATCTCACAATATCAGCTTTATTGATTGGATGATGTTGGGACTTCCCCCGGCCATCGTCCTGTTTTTTATTGCCTGGTTCTATTTACGATTTGCCCACCCCTCAAATTCTGAAACCCTGGATCTCCGTGGACTGGAATGGGAAACCAGAACAGGTTCCTTGCTGCCCATGTGGAAACGTATCCTGGTATTCCCCGTGTTTATGCTGACTGTATTATTGTGGATGACCAGCTCCTTACATGGAATGCCCACCGCTGTGGTTTCATTTATACCCATCACCGTATTCGCTGTTGCCGGTATTTTGAATGTGGCTGAAGTGAGACGCCTGCAATGGGATGTGTTGATGCTCATGGCTGGCGGTCTGTCCCTTGGTGTGGCAATTCAAAAAAGTGGTCTGGCCACCTGGGTGCTGGGTCTCATCCCCATGGATAGCATGGGTTTGCTGGCCATTGCTTTTGTATTGGCCTATGTAACAACCTTGCTATCAAATTTCATGAGCAATACTGCCGCCACAAATATCCTGGCTCCTCTGGGTATTGCTGTGGCTGTTGGATTTGAACCCATCGTGGTCATCCCATTAGCCCTGGGTGCATCCTCAGCCATGTGTTTGCCCATCTCCACCCCGCCAAACGCCATTGCCTTCGCAACAGGTGATCTGAAAACCACTGATTTTGTTAGAGGTGGTCTTTTAATGGGGATACTTGGACCTGTTCTGGGTGTGGTCTGGGTCTTCTGGATGCTGGGATAG